The genome window CTTTATGTTCGAGAACAACGAGCCCTTCCACCCCGGTGGTTTCATCTTCCGCCTTCTGGACGGTAACGCCCTCGATAAAGTCGTGGAAGTCGACTTCCCCGTTTTGTTCCGACAGAATCGGCACGGAATACGGATCCCAGGTCACAAATGTCTGGCCGGTTTTCACCCGATCACCATCATCCACCGAAACCGTCGCTCCGATGACCGTTGAATAGCGCTCCAACTCGCGTCCGTCATCGTCGTAGGTTACAACGTAGCCGTTCTTATTCAGAATAACGTTACCCCCTTCGATTTTCACGGTACGAAGGTTTTCGTAACGAATGACGCAGTCTTCCTTGGCCGAAATTTTCGGCTGCTTAAACACGGAGCTGGCAGTACCACCGATATGGAACGTACGCATGGTCAGCTGGGTACCCGGCTCACCAATGGACTGGGCGGCGATAATACCAACCGGCTCACCCAGACGAGCATCTTTTCCGGAAGCCAGGTTGCGGCCATAGCATTTGGAACAGACACCGCGACGGGAATCACACGTCAGTACACTGCGAATCCGAATGGTCTCAATACCAACACGCTCGATTTTACGCGCGGAGTATTCATCGATCACTTCATTCGCAGCCACAATCACTTCGCTTGGACTGTGCGGATCGAAGATGTCATCACATGCCGTACGACCGATGATACGGGCGGAAAGCGAAACGAGTTCATCCTCACCATCTGTAATGGCGCTGACTTCAATACCGTTGAGGGTATGGCAGTCTTCTTCCATAATGATAATATCGTGAGCAACGTCCACCAGTTTGCGGGTCAGATAACCGGAGTCAGCGGTTTTAAGCGCGGTATCGGCCAGACCTTTACGGGCACCATGCGTCGAAATGAAGTATTCGAGAACGGAAAGACCTTCACGGAAGTTCGCGAGAATCGGGCGTTCAATAATTTCACCGGACGGCTTGGCCATCAGTCCGCGCATACCGGCCAGCTGACGAATCTGCTGACGCGATCCACGGGCACCTGAATCCACCATGATGAACACCGGGTTCAGGTCGTCTTTGGACTGGGCATTCACCGGATCATCATTGGTTTCCAGCGCACTGAACAGACGATTGGTCAGTTTGTCGTTCGCATCGGTCCATTTGTCAATGACCATGTTGTAACGCTCACCGTCGGTAATGATCCCCTTCTTATACTTGTCTTCGACTTCGCGAATTTCTTTGCGGGAAGCCGCAACCAGTTCTGCTTTTTCCGGCGGAATAATCATGTCGGACAGTCCGATCGAAATTCCGGCTGCAGTTGCATTGGCATAGCCGAGTTCTTTCAGGCGATCCAGCACATGTACGGTTTCATCATGACCGGCTTTTTCATAGCAGTGCTCAATCAGTTTTCCGAGCAGCTTTTTGTTGACCCGTTCATTCACAAAACCGAGACCCACCGGCCAGACTTCATTGAAGAAAACACGCCCAACGGTTGTTTCAATCACTGTTTTTTCGGGATCGCCGAATTTGGTTTCGGTCTGGCGGTCAGGATTGCGATAGCGAATGCGGTCATGCATTCCCACTGCACCTTCATCAAAAGCGGTGTGCACTTCGTGAATATCAGCAAACAGCGGCAGACGTTCCTGCTCTTTTTTGCTGTCCCTTCTCCGCGACTCCATAATGTATTTCTGGGAGAACGAGGTCATGAAATAGATCCCCAGCGCAATATCCTGCGTTGGTGTGGTGATCGGTTTTCCGCTCGACGGGGAGAAAACATTGTTCGGAGCCAGCATCAGTGCTTTGGACTCGATCTGTGCTTCCACGGAAAGCGGGACATGCACAGCCATCTGGTCACCGTCGAAGTCCGCGTTGTAAGCGGTACACACAAGCGGATGCACCTGAATCGCATTCCCTTCGATCAACACCGGCTCGAACGACTGAATCGACAGGCGGTGAAGAGTCGGCGCACGGTTGAGCATGACGGTATGACCCTGGGTCACTTCGTCGAGAATATCCCAAACGACCTCTTCTTCGCGCTCAATCATTTTTTTAGCACTGCGCACGGTGTGCACGATCCCGCGTTCTTTGAGCTTGCGAATGATGAAAGGTTCGAACAGCACAAGCGCCATTTTCTTCGGCAATCCGCACTGATTCAGTTTGAGGCTCGGGCCAACCACAATCACGGAACGTCCGGAATAGTCCACACGTTTACCGAGAAGGTTCTGACGGAAACGGCCCTGTTTCCCTTTCAGCATATCGCTGAGAGACTTGAGCGGACGGTTTCCGGGACCGCTGACCGCACGACCGTGGCGGCCGTTGTCGAACAGCGCGTCCACCGACTGCTGGAGCATCCGCTTTTCGTTGCGGATAATCACCTCCGGCGTTTTGAGAGCCAACAGGGTTTTCAGACGATTATTGCGGTTGATCACACGGCGGTACAGGTCGTTCAGGTCGGAGGTGGCAAAACGGCCACCTTCAAGCGGAACGAGCGGGCGCAGGTCCGGCGGAATCACCGGAAGCACTTCAAAGGTCATCCACTCCGGGCGCGATTTGCTTTTGATGAGGCCTTCAATAACCTTCATCTGCTGGACCAGCTTTTTGCGGGTCATTTTACTGCGAGTGGCAGCCAATGCATCTTCGAGTTCACGGAGTTTTTCCGGAAGATCGATTTTTTTGAGCAATTCACGAATCCCTTCGGCGCCGATCCGTGCATCAAAGCTGCCGACGCCGTAGTTATCCAGAGCTTCACGATATTCGAGCTCGGAAAGAAGCTGTTTTTCTTTCAGCGGAGTATCGCCGGGATCAACAACGACGTAATCATCGTAGTAGATCACATGCTCAAGATTCCGCATGGTCATGTCCAGAAGCAGGCTCATGCGGCTCGGGGTCGCCTTGAAGAACCAGATGTGCGACACCGGAACAGCCAGCTCGATATGAGCCATCCGTTCGCGACGAACACGCGAAAGGGTTACTTCCACACCGCATCGGTCACAAATAACACCTTTGTGTTTGATGCGTTTGTATTTCCCACAACTACACTCCCAGTCTTTCGACGGGCCGAAGATTCTCTCACAGAACAAACCGCCCTTTTCCGGCTTGAATGTTCTATAGTTAATCGTTTCGGGGTTTTTGACCTCCCCGAAACTCCAGGAACGGATGTCTTCCGGCGAAGCCAGCTTAATGCTTGCTACATCACTGGAAGAGTCTTCTCCGCCGCCGAGTATGTCTGCTGCGCTACGTGTATCCACGATGATTCTCCTGTCAAAAAATTAAAGGTATCCCGGAAAGGCGGACTCTTCTTCTTCCGCGGCCTTCACCTCGAAATTGAGGCCCAGCCCCTGAAGTTCCTTAATGAGTACGTTGAATGATTCCGGACGACCGGCGTCCAGAACATTTTCACCTTTCACGATGGACTCATAAATGCGTGTCCGGCCGGCGAGGTCGTCACTCTTAACGGTGAGCACTTCCTGCAGGGCATGAGCGGCTCCATATGCTTCCAGAGCCCAGACCTCCATCTCCCCGAAACGCTGTCCACCGTACTGAGCTTTTCCGCCCAGCGGCTGTTGCGTCACCAGAGAATACGGTCCCACAGCACGAGCATGGATTTTCTCCGTCACAAGATGATGGAGTTTCAGCATGTAAATGGTTCCGACCACAACGCGCTGCTCAAACTTTTCACCGGTACGGCCATCATACAGAACCGTTTTACCATCCTTGGACAGGCCGGCATCTTCCATCATCTGACGAATCTCGGCTTCGGAGATCCCGTCAAAAATCGGAGTTGCAGCATGAATTCCAAGATGCTTACAGGCCCATCCGAGATGTGTTTCCAAAACCTGTCCGACGTTCATTCGAGACGGCACACCCAGCGGGTTCAGTACAATTTCCACCGGAGTCCCATCCTCAAGGAACGGCATGTCCTCTTCCGGAAGGATTCGGGAAATCACCCCTTTGTTACCGTGACGTCCAGCCATTTTGTCACCCACCGAAAGCTTTTTCTTACAGGCCACATAAACTTTTACCTGCTTGATGATACCTTCGTCGACCTCTTCACCGCTGTCCGCGCGATCCATGTTGCGCTGTTTATCAGACTCCGCCTCCGAGAACTTGTTGCGGAAGTTATCGATGATGCTCATGATTTTGATCCGAATCGGGCTCGGGTCAATTTCGATGTGCTCGTAGTTGGCTGCCAGTTTGCGCAAAAGCGTTTTGGTGATTTTACGGTTCGCCGGGATAATCACATCGCCGGTTTCCATATTCATCACATCCAGCGGGATCTTTTCACCCAAAAGGATATTTGAAAGCGCTTCAGTCAGATCCTCCGTAAGTTCGTGAACAGAGCTTTTGTAGCGCTCTTCGATCTCTTTCTGACGTTTTTTGACGTCAGCATCCGAACTCTTCTTCGCAGAGGAGGATGAAGATTCCTTGGCGTGTTTGTTTTTGGACGACACTTTGACATCCATCACAATTCCATGAGATCCACTGGTCGCACGCAGGGAGGTATCCCGCACGTCTGCCGCTTTTTCACCGAAAATCGCGCGCAGGAGGCGCTCTTCCGGAGCCAGCTCGGTTTCCACTTTTGGAGTAATCTTACCGACCAGAATATCGCCCGGTTTGATTTCCGCACCGATTTCAATAATTCCCTCATGATTGAGGTTTTTCAGTGCGTCTTCTCCAACGTTCGGAATATCACGAGTGATTTCTTCGGGGCCGAGTTTGGTGTCACGTGCGCCGCATTCGAACACTTCAACGTGAATAGAGGTATAAACGTCTTCTTTCACCAGTTTTTCACTGATCAGAATCGCGTCCTCAAAGTTGTATCCGCACCACGGCATGAAGGCCACCGTGACGTTGCGACCCAGAGAAAGCTCTCCCTGATCGGTAGCCGGTCCGTCAGCGAGCACCTGTCCGGCAGTCACCTTCTGGCCTTTTTCCACGATCGGTTTCTGGTTCAGGCAGGTTCCGGCATTGGAACGCATGAATTTACGCAGTGAATACTCGACGTATTCGTCTTTCGGCGTTTTCTTCGTCGGCATTTCACCGGTCTTGGAAACGACAATTTTGTCCGCGGAAACATAAGCGATTTTACCCGCGATATCCGAAATAACGAGCACACGGGAGTCACGAGCAAGACGCTCTTCAATACCTGTTCCTACATACGGACGGTCAGCAACCATCAGCGGAACAGCCTGGCGCTGCATGTTCGATCCCATGAGCGCGCGGTTCGCATCGTCGTGCTCAAGGAACGGAATCAGTCCGGCAGCAATACTCACCACCTGTTTCGGAGACACGTCCATCAGTTCCACTTCGGACGGCTCAACCTCAATGAAGTCCCCTTTGGCACGAACCATAACGCGGTCGTTCTGGAAGGTTCCGTCGTCATTCAACGGAGCATTGGCCTGAGCGATAACAAAGACTTCCTCTTTGTCCGCAGTCAGCCATTCAACCTGTTTGCTGACTTTCCCGTTGGTCACTTTGCGGTACGGAGTCACAATGAACCCATACTCGTTGATACGGGCAAAAGTTCCCAGTGAGGAAATCAGACCGATGTTCGGACCCTCCGGAGTTTCAATCGGACAGATTCGACCGTAGTGCGAACTGTGAACGTCTCGCACTTCAAAGCCGGCACGGTCACGATTCAGTCCGCCCGGGCCGAGCGCTGAAAGACGACGTTTGTGCGTCAACTCAGACAGCGGGTTGGTCTGGTCCATAAACTGGCTGAGCTGAGAACGACCGAAGAAATCCTTAATCACTGCAGACAGCGCTTTGGGATTAATCAGTTTCTGGGACGTCAGGCGGTCAACCGTTGTATCAAAAATGGTCATGCGCTCTTTAACGAGGCGCTGGATACGAGCCAGACCGACACGGCACTGCCCTTCGAGCAGTTCGCCGACCGTACGAATACGGCGACTTCCAAGATGGTCGATATCGTCCAGCATTCCGTGTCCCTGACGAATGTTGATCAGGTGACGGATTGCTTCCACGACATCCTCTTTATCCAGAGTCAACGCGTTGGATTTTGTGCCGAGTTTCTGCTGCACTTTGTAGCGACCGACACGACTGAGACTGAAACGGGTTTCATCAAAGAACAGACGTTTCAGCATCTGGCGGGCGGACGCGGTCGTCGGCGGATCGCCGGGACGCAGCTTCTGATACAGGTCCTTCAACGCTTCATCAACCGTGCGAGTCATGTCCTTCTGAATGGTTTTCAGGAAAAGACCTTCATCCCAGGAAACATTGACAACCTCAACCGACTTGTAGCCGGCGAGTTTCATGCGTTCGATCATATCCAGGGTCAGCGCATCATAACGACGCCCAATCACAGACTGAGAATCGCTGTCAACCGCATCATCTTTGAGGACTAAATCAACTAGATCCGATTCATCGCTGATCCGTTTGCTCAGAGAGAATGTTTCAGTTGTATAATAGAGATCCAGAATTTCTTCGTCGGATCCATACCCCAGCGCGCGCAGGAACGTCGAAGCCAGGAATTTTCTCCTGCGACGTTTCCGGTCCAGATAAACATAAAGCAAATCAGAAGTATCAAATTGGGTTTCCACCCAGGATCCGTGGTCAGGAATAATACGGAAAGAGTAAAGGTAGGATCCATTAGCGTGCGTGCTGCGCTCAAAACAGATTCCGGGGGAACGGTGCAGCTGGCTGACAATAACACGTTCAGCTCCATTAATCACAAAGCTTCCACGTTCCGTCATCAACGGGATCTCACCCATAAAGAGCGTATCTTCACGGATATCTTCGTTTTCACGCAAACGAAACGTTACATAAAGCGGTGCCGAAAAAGTTTCCCCTTCCCGCAGGCACTCCACATAAGACATAGTCGGCTCTTTGATATCGTAGCTTACAAAATCAAGAGCAATCTGACCGTCATAACTCTCCACAGGAAAGGCTTCGCTAAGCACCGCCTGCAAGCCGATTTTTTTCCGGCGAGACGGAGCGACCCCCTGCTGGAGATAATCCAGGTATGAATTGGTTTGAAGCTCGATCAGGTCGGGAGCTTCGATAATATCAGTCAGTTTTCCAAAGTTTTTTCTCTCAGCCATGCAAATCATCCTCAGGCTAAATTTCGGGTCGCCAAAGGCCTAAACACTTTAAAAGAAAGAGGTCTAGGCACACGAAAACTATATGCGACAGAGCCGACGGAGCTTATCGCCCCGCCGGATCTGCCTGCATGATCGTCGTTATTTGATTTCGACGGTAGCGCCCACGC of Tichowtungia aerotolerans contains these proteins:
- the rpoB gene encoding DNA-directed RNA polymerase subunit beta, which encodes MAERKNFGKLTDIIEAPDLIELQTNSYLDYLQQGVAPSRRKKIGLQAVLSEAFPVESYDGQIALDFVSYDIKEPTMSYVECLREGETFSAPLYVTFRLRENEDIREDTLFMGEIPLMTERGSFVINGAERVIVSQLHRSPGICFERSTHANGSYLYSFRIIPDHGSWVETQFDTSDLLYVYLDRKRRRRKFLASTFLRALGYGSDEEILDLYYTTETFSLSKRISDESDLVDLVLKDDAVDSDSQSVIGRRYDALTLDMIERMKLAGYKSVEVVNVSWDEGLFLKTIQKDMTRTVDEALKDLYQKLRPGDPPTTASARQMLKRLFFDETRFSLSRVGRYKVQQKLGTKSNALTLDKEDVVEAIRHLINIRQGHGMLDDIDHLGSRRIRTVGELLEGQCRVGLARIQRLVKERMTIFDTTVDRLTSQKLINPKALSAVIKDFFGRSQLSQFMDQTNPLSELTHKRRLSALGPGGLNRDRAGFEVRDVHSSHYGRICPIETPEGPNIGLISSLGTFARINEYGFIVTPYRKVTNGKVSKQVEWLTADKEEVFVIAQANAPLNDDGTFQNDRVMVRAKGDFIEVEPSEVELMDVSPKQVVSIAAGLIPFLEHDDANRALMGSNMQRQAVPLMVADRPYVGTGIEERLARDSRVLVISDIAGKIAYVSADKIVVSKTGEMPTKKTPKDEYVEYSLRKFMRSNAGTCLNQKPIVEKGQKVTAGQVLADGPATDQGELSLGRNVTVAFMPWCGYNFEDAILISEKLVKEDVYTSIHVEVFECGARDTKLGPEEITRDIPNVGEDALKNLNHEGIIEIGAEIKPGDILVGKITPKVETELAPEERLLRAIFGEKAADVRDTSLRATSGSHGIVMDVKVSSKNKHAKESSSSSAKKSSDADVKKRQKEIEERYKSSVHELTEDLTEALSNILLGEKIPLDVMNMETGDVIIPANRKITKTLLRKLAANYEHIEIDPSPIRIKIMSIIDNFRNKFSEAESDKQRNMDRADSGEEVDEGIIKQVKVYVACKKKLSVGDKMAGRHGNKGVISRILPEEDMPFLEDGTPVEIVLNPLGVPSRMNVGQVLETHLGWACKHLGIHAATPIFDGISEAEIRQMMEDAGLSKDGKTVLYDGRTGEKFEQRVVVGTIYMLKLHHLVTEKIHARAVGPYSLVTQQPLGGKAQYGGQRFGEMEVWALEAYGAAHALQEVLTVKSDDLAGRTRIYESIVKGENVLDAGRPESFNVLIKELQGLGLNFEVKAAEEEESAFPGYL
- the rpoC gene encoding DNA-directed RNA polymerase subunit beta', encoding MIVDTRSAADILGGGEDSSSDVASIKLASPEDIRSWSFGEVKNPETINYRTFKPEKGGLFCERIFGPSKDWECSCGKYKRIKHKGVICDRCGVEVTLSRVRRERMAHIELAVPVSHIWFFKATPSRMSLLLDMTMRNLEHVIYYDDYVVVDPGDTPLKEKQLLSELEYREALDNYGVGSFDARIGAEGIRELLKKIDLPEKLRELEDALAATRSKMTRKKLVQQMKVIEGLIKSKSRPEWMTFEVLPVIPPDLRPLVPLEGGRFATSDLNDLYRRVINRNNRLKTLLALKTPEVIIRNEKRMLQQSVDALFDNGRHGRAVSGPGNRPLKSLSDMLKGKQGRFRQNLLGKRVDYSGRSVIVVGPSLKLNQCGLPKKMALVLFEPFIIRKLKERGIVHTVRSAKKMIEREEEVVWDILDEVTQGHTVMLNRAPTLHRLSIQSFEPVLIEGNAIQVHPLVCTAYNADFDGDQMAVHVPLSVEAQIESKALMLAPNNVFSPSSGKPITTPTQDIALGIYFMTSFSQKYIMESRRRDSKKEQERLPLFADIHEVHTAFDEGAVGMHDRIRYRNPDRQTETKFGDPEKTVIETTVGRVFFNEVWPVGLGFVNERVNKKLLGKLIEHCYEKAGHDETVHVLDRLKELGYANATAAGISIGLSDMIIPPEKAELVAASRKEIREVEDKYKKGIITDGERYNMVIDKWTDANDKLTNRLFSALETNDDPVNAQSKDDLNPVFIMVDSGARGSRQQIRQLAGMRGLMAKPSGEIIERPILANFREGLSVLEYFISTHGARKGLADTALKTADSGYLTRKLVDVAHDIIIMEEDCHTLNGIEVSAITDGEDELVSLSARIIGRTACDDIFDPHSPSEVIVAANEVIDEYSARKIERVGIETIRIRSVLTCDSRRGVCSKCYGRNLASGKDARLGEPVGIIAAQSIGEPGTQLTMRTFHIGGTASSVFKQPKISAKEDCVIRYENLRTVKIEGGNVILNKNGYVVTYDDDGRELERYSTVIGATVSVDDGDRVKTGQTFVTWDPYSVPILSEQNGEVDFHDFIEGVTVQKAEDETTGVEGLVVLEHKEDLHPQIVITDNAGKALAYYSIPAGAHVMVAKGDEISAGSTLAKTPRKQARTKDITGGLPRVAELVEARRPKEAAEIAKIDGIVELGGIAKGKRQLIIKDLATGTEEEHLIPMGKHIIVYGGDLVSKGQQLTEGPVVPQELLEVCGPQELQEYLVNEVQAVYRLQGVEINDKHIEVIVRQMLRKVKITDPGDTEFLWGEQVEKQKFQEVNQTAMMEGRRPAEASPVLLGITKAALATESFISAASFQDTTRVLTQAATLGRIDQLRGFKENVIMGHLIPAGTGFPMYKNIRPVKLGEEISVEDALGVDPLAAAQEGSETSSMPEL